A stretch of Geomonas oryzisoli DNA encodes these proteins:
- a CDS encoding GAF domain-containing sensor histidine kinase has product MTDHNFSDISTHVADPTRLAALRAVALLDTPAEEAFDRLTRLATRFVDAPVSLVSLVDADRQFFKSCVGLPEPWQSRRETPLSHSFCQYNRIARQPLLIADARLHPFFKDNPAIKDLNVIAYLGIPLATVDGYILGSFCVIDSKPRRWTSAQVAVIEDLAASVMTEIQLRSEICTRTLAEKRMEEKHEELCRAHRDLQRESEERLRTAEQLRQMDQMLIQQGRLAAMGEMISNIAHQWRQPLNVLALLAQDLPMTYRLGEFDQDYLDEKVRKMMEAITQMSRTIDNFRNFFSPGTEKVRFRVLEAVQKTVSLVHASLRELSIDITVSSFADPMVEGYPGDYSQVLLNILINARDVFAARKVEHPTIRIEVGESDGHSVVTLVDNGGGIPAEIAEKIFDPYFTTKGPQATGIGLYMAKMIIERNMGGSLTAGNVDGGARFRLLV; this is encoded by the coding sequence ATGACCGATCACAATTTCAGCGACATCTCGACCCATGTGGCCGATCCCACCCGACTCGCGGCGCTGCGAGCGGTGGCCCTGCTTGACACCCCGGCCGAGGAAGCCTTTGATCGGCTGACCCGGCTGGCGACCCGGTTCGTCGACGCGCCGGTCTCCCTGGTCAGCCTGGTGGACGCGGACCGGCAGTTTTTCAAGAGCTGCGTCGGCCTCCCCGAACCGTGGCAGTCCCGCCGCGAGACCCCGCTCAGTCACTCCTTCTGCCAATACAACCGCATCGCCAGGCAGCCGCTGCTCATCGCGGACGCCCGGCTCCACCCGTTCTTCAAGGACAACCCCGCCATCAAGGACCTGAACGTGATCGCCTACCTGGGTATCCCGCTCGCCACCGTCGACGGCTACATCCTCGGCTCGTTCTGCGTCATTGATTCCAAACCAAGAAGGTGGACCTCCGCACAGGTAGCGGTAATCGAGGACCTGGCGGCTTCCGTCATGACTGAGATCCAGCTTCGCTCCGAGATTTGTACCAGGACCCTCGCGGAGAAGAGGATGGAGGAAAAACACGAGGAGTTGTGCCGGGCCCATCGGGACTTGCAACGGGAAAGCGAGGAGCGGTTGCGTACCGCCGAGCAGTTGAGGCAGATGGACCAGATGCTGATCCAGCAGGGTCGCCTGGCGGCGATGGGCGAAATGATCAGCAACATCGCGCACCAGTGGCGCCAGCCGCTGAACGTGCTCGCTTTGCTGGCCCAGGACCTCCCCATGACCTACCGGTTGGGGGAGTTTGACCAGGACTACCTTGACGAGAAGGTGCGCAAGATGATGGAGGCCATCACGCAGATGTCGCGCACCATCGACAATTTCAGGAACTTCTTCAGCCCGGGGACGGAGAAGGTTCGTTTCCGGGTGTTGGAGGCGGTGCAAAAGACGGTGTCTCTGGTACATGCCAGCCTGCGCGAACTCAGCATCGATATAACGGTTTCCTCCTTCGCCGACCCGATGGTCGAAGGGTATCCCGGCGACTATTCACAGGTGCTGCTCAACATACTGATCAACGCGAGGGACGTGTTTGCAGCCAGGAAGGTAGAGCATCCCACCATCAGGATCGAGGTTGGGGAGAGCGATGGACATTCCGTGGTGACGCTCGTGGACAACGGGGGGGGGATCCCGGCGGAAATCGCCGAGAAGATCTTCGACCCCTATTTCACCACCAAGGGGCCGCAGGCGACCGGGATTGGGCTGTACATGGCCAAGATGATCATAGAGAGAAATATGGGAGGCTCCCTCACCGCCGGCAACGTCGATGGCGGCGCAAGGTTCCGGTTGCTGGTCTGA
- a CDS encoding GSU3128 family (seleno)protein: MKIRKKILDFEYEEVLEVKYRELIRVACAVAVGCPDULKKHFAVAKEAGATEAELNEAMAYGIIAPSGRAKNFVRSQEDILKEL; encoded by the coding sequence ATGAAAATCCGTAAGAAGATCCTGGATTTCGAGTATGAGGAAGTGCTCGAGGTCAAGTACCGGGAACTGATCCGCGTCGCCTGCGCCGTGGCCGTCGGCTGTCCGGACTGACTGAAGAAACACTTCGCGGTCGCGAAGGAGGCAGGCGCCACCGAAGCGGAACTGAACGAAGCCATGGCCTACGGCATCATCGCGCCGTCGGGACGGGCCAAGAACTTCGTGCGCAGCCAGGAAGACATTTTAAAAGAGCTGTAG
- a CDS encoding MATE family efflux transporter yields the protein MKRLTLNKSTKRVSIRRNVAALSMPVLLSSLFQRLVSIVDIFMVGGLGAAAIAATGLGQLLIFVTMTVFWGFSTGANVVIAHLWGAGRRLEARRTAFASLLFCALLAVAATFLGMGFGRDIAVFLGASPDVLAYASDYIRLVFLYFGFTAGLNILSAIMQGTGNTRTPMEGILLVNVLHVAIAYPLIYGHLGFPRYGVLGAAYAINLSEAAGFSYLLIQALRKGYLKIGRPDLALLQKVIGIGYPVALERVAQQSGQLFYSKFIIGFGTAAYAAHQIGLSIESLSFMPGAGMGIAAATLMGQSIGARKLRRAHMSHTEALRLAVLVMGAMALLFFFLPHHLIALFTHDPDVIEKGSVFLRLVAFAQVPLAISFVYAGSLRGTGDTHYVFLVTLVSMWGIRVLLSYIAAVPLQLSLYAVWGVFLIDWFFRAGAFWWRYQRRDLHQVII from the coding sequence TTGAAACGTCTCACTCTCAACAAATCGACCAAGCGGGTATCGATCCGGCGTAACGTCGCTGCACTGTCGATGCCGGTGCTCCTCTCCTCGCTGTTCCAGCGCCTGGTTTCCATCGTGGACATCTTCATGGTCGGGGGGCTCGGGGCCGCGGCCATTGCGGCAACCGGCCTCGGGCAGCTCCTCATCTTCGTCACCATGACGGTATTCTGGGGCTTCTCCACCGGCGCCAACGTGGTCATCGCCCATCTCTGGGGCGCGGGACGGCGCCTGGAAGCCCGCCGGACCGCCTTCGCCTCGCTCCTCTTCTGCGCGCTCCTCGCCGTGGCCGCAACCTTCCTGGGTATGGGATTCGGCAGGGACATCGCGGTGTTTCTCGGCGCGAGCCCGGACGTGCTCGCCTACGCCTCGGACTACATCCGCCTGGTCTTCCTCTATTTCGGCTTCACCGCCGGACTCAATATCCTGTCCGCCATCATGCAGGGGACCGGCAACACCCGCACCCCGATGGAAGGGATCCTCTTGGTGAACGTCCTGCACGTTGCCATCGCCTATCCCCTGATCTACGGGCACCTTGGCTTCCCGCGCTACGGCGTACTCGGGGCCGCCTACGCCATCAACCTCTCCGAAGCTGCCGGCTTCAGCTACCTCTTGATCCAGGCTCTCAGGAAGGGATACCTGAAGATCGGGCGCCCCGACCTGGCCCTGTTGCAGAAGGTGATCGGCATCGGCTACCCGGTGGCGCTGGAGCGCGTGGCCCAGCAGTCAGGCCAGCTGTTCTACTCCAAGTTCATCATCGGCTTCGGCACCGCCGCCTACGCCGCCCACCAGATCGGCCTCTCCATCGAATCGCTCTCCTTCATGCCCGGCGCGGGGATGGGGATCGCCGCGGCGACCCTTATGGGACAATCAATAGGAGCCAGAAAGCTCAGGCGCGCCCATATGAGTCACACCGAAGCCCTCCGGCTGGCGGTCCTGGTCATGGGGGCCATGGCCCTGCTCTTCTTCTTCCTGCCGCACCACCTGATCGCCCTTTTCACCCACGACCCGGACGTTATCGAGAAGGGAAGCGTCTTCCTGCGGCTGGTCGCCTTCGCCCAGGTACCGCTCGCCATCTCCTTCGTCTACGCCGGGAGCCTGCGCGGCACCGGCGACACCCACTACGTCTTCCTGGTGACCCTGGTGTCCATGTGGGGGATCCGGGTGCTCCTCTCCTACATCGCCGCCGTCCCGC